From the genome of Ooceraea biroi isolate clonal line C1 chromosome 10, Obir_v5.4, whole genome shotgun sequence:
GCTCGGACAATCGGCGACAAGCCGACAAGGACAGCAAGAGCTCGATTTTGCATTGCCAGTGCTTACAGCGATCGCAAGGATAATCAAGTACGATCTCCTAAATGTCAAGAAAAGAAGACGATAGATATTTTCGTATAGTGAgtaaggaaaaaaagaggataaTTACCGAATGAATGGTGATGTCGGAGAGTAATCCATTGTGTAGTTCTTCGCACAGAGTAAAACGGAAAACTGAGACGGGCACAGCTTtcgaatttatatttgacGTTCCCCACTATGACTTTCGTCATTTGGTATGCAACATCGTGTACCTGCGGATAATCCGCCTTTCCAAAAAATGGAGATAGTGAGAATAACAATAGATTCAGGAATGtcattttccttttattttcgtaATCTGTAGAAGCTTCACTCGAACGCACATTTACCTATCAAgtgtgtattataaaattataataatattattattattattattaattgcggCAAGATTGATCGGAGTAATAAAGAAACCGCagagtatttttttaattaataaaagtagcaacaaaaaataaaaattaatgaaaaattaacgaaaaataaaagaatattttaatttcgtaaGATCTTCGAGGAGCGGCAATTAATAATCCTATTATTGAGAAATATGAGGCGGAGCCGTATTTACTTCATTATATGCGCCCTATGTACGATCATACGCATCATCccctattatatttaatattccccCTTAACTTAACTGTATTTTGCTCCTTCGTCATTACATAACGCACGTGGTATCTTCACGACGAAGTGTTTATCCGCAGAcgacaattaataatagatcCCCATTACTTGTACCAACAGTTTGACCTGATTTAATGAAGGGTTTAAGTCTATCATCTACTACGCGTTTAAATAAACCACATGCACCTCGACATTACCCCTGTCGGAGCTTGCgcagtatttatttttctgaagCAAGATCCGTGAGGTGAGGGATACATCGCAGGTGAACCTGTTAGAATCTATCATGCCCTTATCGAAAGTAGACCTGCAGTTGCAGctcggaaaagagagaaaaagagagaggcagaCAAATGTACGTGTGACGAAAACGTGAGACATCGGAGTGCGGCGGAAAGCTCTTCGATTATCTAATTAAAGCCGCAGGAACTCTTCAACACTTTTAATTCATCTCATTAATAggcaattattaaattcacaATGCTGACGGGAGTGATTGACGGGTTTgtacacaattttatataaattttcttcaaatattttcgttaATAATGTGTTGTATGTTATTATGTGTTATtctatttaattctttcaaagtGATGCAGCTAATTAAATGCACGAACAATGTGACGTTGTAAAACAGACAATTCTCCAACAATAATgacattacatatatatattgtttcgtTTTTGTGATTTTTACATTCTGAGTAAATGATACTTTTCAGCGCGACATTGTGTTGCGAGGACGTCAACTCCACGACTGGACATGTGCCTGTTGAAGAGGACGTCATTCGAAGCCGTGCAATATCTTTAGCGTGGATGTCTTACGGTATTATAGTGCCGATTATATTGGCCATTGGCATTTTCGGCAACGTAGCAATAGTCGTCGTGTTATCCGGACCAGTATTTCGCGGAATCGCGTATCTGTACCTCAGCGGACTCGCGCTGGCTCACATCGGCGTTATGTTATCATGGATAACAATCAGTTTGTGCTAATTACAGATCTTAAAACAAAAAGCTAAATGTAAACTGAGAGGAAAATATCGTTTGGATGAATGAAACTTTCAAATTGATTGAACGAAGTATGTAATTACGATAGTAGGCACTTGAagttattcaatttattaaataaataaattaaatttattaaatttaaaatttaattaattaaatttattcgatGATCAAAATTACTcgtattactttattattattattaatgcaattaaatcGAACCAAATTTACACAGCACACAATCATCTTGACGTTCATTAAAGCGGATTTTCTTCTCAGTGTAGAAGTGAATGTAACACATACTGATACAATTACATTTTAGCTTTGAGATTGGGCTACGGCATGAGTAACAATTATCCGTCAGCCTTCTACTACGCTCATCTCGAACTCGTTGTACTGAACGCCTTTTCGGCCGCCAGTGTCTTCATCATGGTCTGCTTGATAGTAGATCGAtacattttcgtattttttccGGCGCGCATTCGCACCGGAAACACGCGCAAGAATGTCAATTCCTACATAGTGTCTTCCTTCATCGCCGGTTTCGtggtaaaatatttgaaataaattatcttctATAACTGTTTCTACATTCAGAATGAAATACGCTTATCTCGcgaatgcaaattaaaaatgaaacaataatttataattgagagattttacttttaatgaaaaccatgaatgtatttaaatacgCAATGCTATTTGAcacacaatatattatttgatacGCGTTTTTACTCCGTTCAGATAAGCAGTCCCTTGTCGGTTATGAGGATTGTCCACACGGAGCAGGACGGATCCAATACTTTGTTCATGTTACGTGAAAACGTCTCCGTTACACAGAGTACAATCTGGAGGATATATATCTGGGCAATGGAGATCGCAGTGCGGATTTGTCCATCGATTGTGTTCATCGCGCTGAACAGCTTGGTCATCAAGAGATTTTTGCAGCTAAACGCGCAGAGCCGACAGTTCCATGCCGCCTCGGATAAATTGCGGGCTCAAAATGCGCCTGATACAGGACTGCTGTCTCGCAATCGAGGATACAAGTAATAATACGATAACTTGCTCTGATTTTTAGTTTCTAAGGacattaatcaattaattattatttaagaatactGATGTAAAGATTAATCATGATTCCACGTAGCGCTTACAAGTTGAAATCTCTCTTGCAGGGAGGAGCAACATTTGGCGATACTGACGACAACAATGATTCTGTGCTTTTTCGTAACGACGGTTCCATCGAGTCTCACGCCGTTGCTGTACGCCAATCATCATCCGTTAGATCCGAATTATCAAATCTATCGGGTGTGCTCGGCGATCGTTGAACTCAGCAATTACgctatttatattcttatttatctcGCCTGCAGCACACAATTTCGTAGGCAACTACTGCGAGTTCTACAAGTGAGCTTGTACATTTATCATAATtgttattgcataattatcgtaattgataaatcgatgacttgaaatataagaaatgGAGCCAGTTTAAATAAGTTAGTTATAggagtaaaaaaataattttgaccaTTATATCTTGCAAATAGGGAAAGTGCAATGAAACTAGAGGACAGAATGTCGATCAGCCGATAGGCGAGATCGAGGACTACAGTCGGCACGGTACAACCGTCCGATTGACACCGGAACACGGGACCAAATTGAATTCTCCCGAATCCCCGACTAAGGAAGCCACAGTCGAGGAGGATACGCTGGATGCTACTACTGTTATGCTGGAGCACGGAGTCAGcgtataattatatgcaattgTATCCCGAGATTGGCGAGTTAATCGCTTACATAACGTGTgaattattctatatttataatatatatgtgcgaTGTGTggaaactatatatatatatatgtaaatcatGGATGTGgacacaaaaattataatacaacaaTACTGAACAATTGTCATCCTAACGGTATTTAAATCGCTGTGGTGATTCTCTCTAGTTGgtttctaataaatttccaAATACCAGTTTTGTTGGATCATAATCCTTTATAATTCCAACAGCCACAAGATGCACAGGTACGTACATTACGCGTGATCCGAGATGTACTGATCAGTACTGATGCATCTTCACGCACTTCTGACGTTGAGTGTACACGTAAAACCTAACCTATCGGTATTCCCTGGTGACGTTTCTCTAACCTAAACCTGTCACGGTACGCGCAGCGTACACTGATTAAGATATTAGTCGTACAGCGATTCGTCTTAATGTATTAACGTGCTACTCcatgtatttatttcataGATACATTCAGGTATTGTTATTATGTATTGTTAGTGTAAGAAACAATCGTGGaaagtgatattaataataaaaataagaatgtaAAAAACTGATGAATAGATCTGTTACAACGTAATCTACCGTATCATTTTATCTcgtctaataaatatatgacgCACTTgacagatttttaataatcctGAATGACACTCATAAGTCGCCGAATGTTTCACACAatgtcgtttttttttcttttcagtaaAGGCTTGACGATGTTCGAGTTGCCGGCAGAACTGACAGCTAAGCCTTTAGCGCTGATAGGCTTGACTGGTCTCGACATTTCAAATCCGGTACATCGCTCTATCTGGGATGCGTTCAGCAATAATCGTAGGCCGGATTGCGCAGCTGTTCAGTTCAAACTGCTTAGCTTGTCGCACGAGTTTCCTACCGTTAAACCAAAggtacaaattttatttgcacttTGCGACGAGAGTACGTACGTTAACTTGAATGaacttgaaattaattgcTGCATTTTATCTTTGTGTATTTTAGCGTAGCTCGTACGAATGGTACATACCCAAAGGAATCTTGAAAAGGAACTGGATGAACAAATATCTCAATGATATTCCATCTGTAGTTGTTGTATTCTATGAATTAGATTGGAATGATCCTCTGTGGAACGAGAAAAAGATGGAATGCGCGTCTAGAGTGCAATCTTTAAGGTAATAGGATACGAGCACGATGAGATTTTTACTGTTGCAGCATTATTGACGCAGTATTAAATtgaatgatatattatttataaatatagagCTGCCCTCGATGGAAGAAGTACAAAAATAGCTGTAGTATTGATACAACACGCTGTTCAACCACTCCCTGGCGCCGAAGATGTGGTCACAACTGAACGTGCGACAGCACTCTGCGGAGCCTGTGATTTAACAGCAAAGTTTTTGTACATTCTGCCACACGCTGACCATTTATTAGGATATATATCTAGGTTCTTAATTTTCaacgttttatttttgcattattttttagtGACTCATATGATCgagaattgaaataaaaataatatttgttataggCTAGAGACGGCATTCTATGACTTGGCGCAAAATTTCTATCATCACGAGTATCGGAATATTAAAAGCCATCGGGATCAACTCACGAAAAATGTACACCAATACTTGTTTGTTCGTCATCAGTTCAAGATGGCATTCTTGAATGAGCTCAAACAGGATTTGAATCTAGCTCAGAagtaagatattaaaaatatataagaagcTTCAAACTttgcatgtatatatttttatataaactatattttGCAGGCATTACATACAAGCTTACCACAACTTGTTCGAAACAAGAATGACGGACGCGAACGCAGTGGAGATAAAGACCATTGCCGGCTTTGTAAATTACAAGTTGTGCAGGATAATGTTTAGCTTAAATCTACCGAAGGACGCCATCTCTCAGTTTAGACTTCACACAGAAAGGTACGAACATTTGCTGCAGCAggtatatatttcaaataatctccgacaaatattataaactttCACAGTAACGAACTACATGCTTGTTGTCAGATTTAAGCTAAAAACTGGCCCAAAGGAGCTCATGTTCGAGCATCACGCTTGGATGAGCAGCCAATTTTCGACGTTCGCCGAACTGTTCGACGAGGCTATTCGTCAAGGATTACCTGCCGTACAGACGCAACATCCAGGATATTATTTTCAGCTGGCTGCCAATCACGCAGGCTTACGACAATCCGCATGTAAAGAGCTCTGTCAGGTGTGATGCAGTTCTCTAATGAATATGTCGTCTCTTGGTTGCATGGTATTTTAATTCAGTTGCAATTTCTGTTGTAGAATGTACATAGTTATCCAGATCCAGATCCGCTGTTAGGTGAGGAGAAACTTGAATTTTACGGGCAACGGCCGTGGCGGCCTGGCAAGCTAAGCGCGGAGCCTGCGGACACGGCCAAGGAGGCCGTTGGCATACAGGCTCTGCAATATAGGGAGAAAACTACGGTTAATCATTCcgtaagataaaataaatatatacctGCACATTCGAGTAAATATCCGACGAAATAAATTGTTGTAATTATTGCTGTCtttttagataataattataggcTTACTGGGAAATGCCATATCGCAATTCAAAGTATACCGTTGCCCGAGAATGCGGCGTTTATTGGGTAAGATATTTTTGAACATTCGGACGGTAATCGATGGATTACAAAATTCATTCGTCAAACTTTCTTTGCAGTTGTGCAGATGGCCGAGGAGTACTTTAATTCTCGGGATTACGGCAAGGTTTTGACGTAAGTTGCAACTTACTTCCTTTCTGCTTAGCAAGTGAGATTGTCACTAAACGACAAATTCGATATTGACTCTACCATTATTCCCTTCGGACCATTTTTTTCGTGTCAACTTCGTAAAATTTGATTGGTCAGATTGTTGATGCACATGTTGTGGGAGTATCACGGGGAACGGTGGCCGGTCTTGCTCACGGACATCCTGAGGAACGCGCTGCGAGCTGCATACTTGTCAACCAGTATTCAGGACTATCTCACTTTAGCCCTCGATGCTTTAGGCTCGTCCACTACATTCACGGAGGAACGACAAGCCGCTATTTACAATAACATTATGAACATATTGCAGGTTGATTTGATCAAGCTGACTTATATCTTGATTTTGATCGTACATCGCATGTAACACAAATGTTAACACTgacttaatatttaatgacaGAAAAAGCCACCAAATCCGGAGCCAGACTTGCCGGACGATGTTATGCACCTCGCGATGGAAAAGTGGGCATCGGAACTGAATCGTCCGGAGCCGAGTGTTTTTACGATCGATGACAATAATATGACATCGTTCGTTGACGTTAAGGCGCGGTTCTTGCAGCGAACGTACACAGTGAACACAATGATAACGGTGGAGGTTGTCATAAggtagatttttttatttggaaaCGTAGTTGTAAAAACTGCAATGTTTGAATTTTCTCAATGCTTGATTGCAATCGCAGGAACTCGTACTGCGGCACCATAGCGTTCTCCAACGTGTCAGTAACAGTCAGCGGCCCGGGTTACAATACCGAAGTGCCAGTCAACGCTCAGCAGTCCGATCTCGTCTTCCAAGCGAAGGAGATGAAGAAGTTTTACCTCAGCTTTAAGACTCATCAGAACGACGGCGTAGAGATTCGCATCAGCACGGTTTCGCTGCAGATGGGCGACAACGCGCGCTGCTGTATCGTGTTGCGCCTCTCAGCCATGGGCAGGGAAACGAATCTGTTGGATCGTCTCTATCCCGAGATCCAACAACTTCGGTATGTGTCGAGCACAACTTCTCTTTTACTGTTCATCATTCGTTCGAGGAAGGTTGACATACTCTCTTGTTATCGCATCAGCGGGGGTGATTTCGAGGCGATAAAGCCATTGATTCACGCGGAGATCAAGCAGGAAGAATCCAACGTGAACTTgaacgcggaatctaacaatCCGGCGCTTCTAGGCGAATGGCTGCCCGTCACGATATCGCTAACAGCTAACGAGAGTGTTACCGCGGTCTGCTTACACGTGATACTCGTGTCGGACGGTAACGAGCTATCGAGTACGTTTTCCCAATTCTTTTCTGCAAAATGATGATACATTTTCTGTATTCGATTTCTGCATTATCCTTTCTTTTCTACTAACTAAATTTTCTCGTTTCATGTACTTCAGCCGAGTTGAGCGTAAACATGCTCAGTAAGGAGTCCAAAGTGTCAATCCTAGTTGGCGATATGGAGAAAAGCTGCTCGGCTAAGCACACTGTGTACATTCGTGCGCACAAAATAGGCgacagaaatatattaataaaggtATCCATGCATCCATttgtttttttcataaatcaaTATGTCGACCAACAACCGCAACGGTAACGTGCCATTTGTCATGATTACACAATAGGCGGACTATTCTAGACCTGAACAAATTAGAGGAAGCAAAGAATTAACATATTCATTGGCGGTGAAGAAACCGTTCGAAATCGCGACGCAATTCTACACCACGCTGTTCGAGCCACTTACGAAGGGATTCGTCAATGAGCCCTTTATCATTATGCCTCACATCACGTGCGTTTCCCCGTGgcctataaatattttaagcaCATCCGTAGAGCTGGTGAGTCTACACAGAGCGCATCCGTATAATTTTTTGGTAAATTGTTTTGGCAAGATTAAAATTGTCTCGATGAACTCGTGTAACGAAATTAGGCAGACTCCATTCAAAGGGAGGGCAGCCCCGACGATCAGGAATCTATCCTAGCGGGTGTTACGCTCTGCGACGGCGAGACGGGGACCGACGCGTACTGCCTGATACCGAAAACGGGCGGTGAACAGCCGATCAGCACTGGAATATACACTGTCAAATGGAGAAGGTAAAAATTGAGTTAAAATGTTAAACATTTAAGGCATGATAGATTTGAAATTCGTGACAACCGTGACTTTCGACGTAGGGCGAACGACGAGAGTGCACTGGAAACCAGCAGTAGCGTGACTCTGGCTCCTCTGTGGGTGGAGAATGCGGTGATCGGGTTGGAGGCTAAAATGCCGGCCCACGGATGGGTCCGCACGCCGTTTTGTATATCGTACTTCATAAAGAATCATTCGGATTACCTCATCACGCTACGCTTGGCCATGGAAGGCAGCGACGCCTTCATGTTCGCCGGGCAGAAGCAGGTACGTGCTTGACGTACGTGCGCGTTACGCAATACgcgacaattatattattattccgttacttctaattataatatagaaaaaaattaagaaaaattattattccgttACTTTCAGATCGACATTTACGTACTGCCGAAAAATGTTCGGAGAGTCGATTGGGTCTTGCGACCGCTGGTCGCCGGTTTCGTTGCCCTTCCGACGTTATCGCTAACCGTACCTGCAGGTCaatagagaaatattattttagtttaCGCTGCAATTGAAGAATTCTTGATTCTGTATTGGTTTGATGTGTCGTATCGTATGTTTGCATGCAGATGAGGAACACAAGCTGGGCAAAGGACGATTGTCAGAGATGGTGGAGCGTTCGCTGCCGAGCCACATATACATACTGGTAAGCGAAAGTGAAACGCATCAGTGAagtaatttcaataatttgctGCATTGTAACATTGTGATACTTTTCTAGCCGAAATCGCAGTCCTTCGGAGAATGAGCGaactcgtttttttttttttaaagaagaaagtattatatatctccTCATCAACCTGatacatgatatattatactaatTGAGCGTGACACAGGAATTTTGCACAGGAAAATGActagataaaaataacagacatgtgtatttcatatttattggAGTCgtacgaatatatataaacttgtTGAACATAATTCATCCGgtggaatttattttatcggcTTAGTTTAAGGGATACTTTGAAATGGGATTGTAAATCTTCAGTCGACACTCGTTAATAAATGGCAGCAAATTATATTGCTGCCGCGCCACAGTCCATGCGACCATGCATACATGCATAGATATCGATCGTTTTGCCAGCATTACGCCACGCGTTACCGTAGAAACCACGTAGAAATCCACGATATAGCagtaaacttttttttagtcaaacgttaaatatacatttctttctctgtGTTGCCGCTATTATGGAGCAATTTTAGTCTACAACTACGTAAAAAAATTAGTTCTTACTAGGTATCGATAATTATACTCGCGCGTATATGTTGAGCCGTATAATGGTTCCATGAAATGGCGAGGAGCGGCAACGTCGATATCGCAAGTGTTTTCGAAGAGTACCTGCAAAAAGAGCAACAATTCGACCAAGAAATAGAAGAACGGTACTTGtgctgaaattttatatttgtgaaTGCGTTACACGTCAATCCGTACGATGCACGTGTACTTCCAAAATGACATGATGCTTTTCGTTTTTCAGCAACAGATTACGTCGCGAAATTCGTGATAAGAATGTTTCCAGGAGCTCTGCTCGATCAACAAATCCCCCCATAAATTTGGAAAA
Proteins encoded in this window:
- the LOC105278269 gene encoding probable G-protein coupled receptor B0563.6; this encodes MLTGVIDGATLCCEDVNSTTGHVPVEEDVIRSRAISLAWMSYGIIVPIILAIGIFGNVAIVVVLSGPVFRGIAYLYLSGLALAHIGVMLSWITITLRLGYGMSNNYPSAFYYAHLELVVLNAFSAASVFIMVCLIVDRYIFVFFPARIRTGNTRKNVNSYIVSSFIAGFVISSPLSVMRIVHTEQDGSNTLFMLRENVSVTQSTIWRIYIWAMEIAVRICPSIVFIALNSLVIKRFLQLNAQSRQFHAASDKLRAQNAPDTGLLSRNRGYKEEQHLAILTTTMILCFFVTTVPSSLTPLLYANHHPLDPNYQIYRVCSAIVELSNYAIYILIYLACSTQFRRQLLRVLQGKCNETRGQNVDQPIGEIEDYSRHGTTVRLTPEHGTKLNSPESPTKEATVEEDTLDATTVMLEHGVSV
- the LOC105278270 gene encoding trafficking protein particle complex subunit 11; this encodes MFELPAELTAKPLALIGLTGLDISNPVHRSIWDAFSNNRRPDCAAVQFKLLSLSHEFPTVKPKRSSYEWYIPKGILKRNWMNKYLNDIPSVVVVFYELDWNDPLWNEKKMECASRVQSLRAALDGRSTKIAVVLIQHAVQPLPGAEDVVTTERATALCGACDLTAKFLYILPHADHLLGYISRLETAFYDLAQNFYHHEYRNIKSHRDQLTKNVHQYLFVRHQFKMAFLNELKQDLNLAQKHYIQAYHNLFETRMTDANAVEIKTIAGFVNYKLCRIMFSLNLPKDAISQFRLHTERFKLKTGPKELMFEHHAWMSSQFSTFAELFDEAIRQGLPAVQTQHPGYYFQLAANHAGLRQSACKELCQNVHSYPDPDPLLGEEKLEFYGQRPWRPGKLSAEPADTAKEAVGIQALQYREKTTVNHSIIIIGLLGNAISQFKVYRCPRMRRLLVVQMAEEYFNSRDYGKVLTLLMHMLWEYHGERWPVLLTDILRNALRAAYLSTSIQDYLTLALDALGSSTTFTEERQAAIYNNIMNILQKKPPNPEPDLPDDVMHLAMEKWASELNRPEPSVFTIDDNNMTSFVDVKARFLQRTYTVNTMITVEVVIRNSYCGTIAFSNVSVTVSGPGYNTEVPVNAQQSDLVFQAKEMKKFYLSFKTHQNDGVEIRISTVSLQMGDNARCCIVLRLSAMGRETNLLDRLYPEIQQLRGGDFEAIKPLIHAEIKQEESNVNLNAESNNPALLGEWLPVTISLTANESVTAVCLHVILVSDGNELSTELSVNMLSKESKVSILVGDMEKSCSAKHTVYIRAHKIGDRNILIKADYSRPEQIRGSKELTYSLAVKKPFEIATQFYTTLFEPLTKGFVNEPFIIMPHITCVSPWPINILSTSVELADSIQREGSPDDQESILAGVTLCDGETGTDAYCLIPKTGGEQPISTGIYTVKWRRANDESALETSSSVTLAPLWVENAVIGLEAKMPAHGWVRTPFCISYFIKNHSDYLITLRLAMEGSDAFMFAGQKQIDIYVLPKNVRRVDWVLRPLVAGFVALPTLSLTVPADEEHKLGKGRLSEMVERSLPSHIYILPKSQSFGE
- the LOC105278265 gene encoding uncharacterized protein LOC105278265, with amino-acid sequence MARSGNVDIASVFEEYLQKEQQFDQEIEERNRLRREIRDKNVSRSSARSTNPPINLEKSRIRNQILLKDLEMCRARLRTYASYTPTDEELQQISSAYRSYLYKKLQSTES